In Nocardioides faecalis, the following proteins share a genomic window:
- a CDS encoding MCE family protein, translating to MSDVLFPHTRLSPGALRLRLAAVGGLGALALTLLIGMLGLQTLGVLSGDYRLTVQLPVVGDTLGTSSDVKYNGLRVGRVVEVDPVARPGETGWDGPTATVLVDPDHAAAIPSGVVARVLPGTLFGNEYVDLVVPDAPAPAVRPAAAGAGRAHLADGDVVPADTSRATLRLMDTFEATQRLLGAVDPAQWDVALSQLAAALEGRGTRIAEMIRDGDAFVGRWTELRPQVQRDLDLLTTDARLAGDVEPQLIAALKDTRPLTRALVEQERELRTLLTALPELLDGKDGVTAFLRANGALSARLLNATAANLEVFAARHPSFALMLQKVPQLLRNGAAAVKGGRIQMEGVIAPQLLDPYDSADPADCPTYRGLRGACGGAR from the coding sequence GTGAGCGACGTCCTGTTCCCCCACACCCGGCTCTCCCCCGGCGCGCTGCGGCTGCGCCTGGCCGCCGTCGGTGGGCTCGGCGCCCTCGCGTTGACGCTGCTGATCGGGATGCTGGGCCTGCAGACCCTCGGCGTGCTCAGCGGTGACTACCGGCTCACGGTGCAGCTGCCGGTCGTCGGCGACACCCTCGGCACCAGCTCCGACGTGAAGTACAACGGCCTGCGGGTGGGCCGCGTGGTCGAGGTCGACCCCGTCGCCCGGCCGGGTGAGACCGGCTGGGACGGGCCGACGGCCACCGTCCTCGTCGACCCCGACCACGCCGCGGCGATCCCCTCCGGCGTCGTCGCGCGGGTACTGCCGGGCACCCTGTTCGGCAACGAGTACGTCGACCTGGTGGTGCCCGACGCACCGGCCCCGGCCGTCCGACCGGCCGCGGCCGGAGCAGGCCGCGCGCACCTGGCCGACGGGGACGTCGTACCGGCGGACACCTCGCGGGCCACGCTGCGGCTGATGGACACCTTCGAGGCCACCCAGCGCCTCCTCGGCGCGGTGGACCCCGCCCAGTGGGACGTCGCGCTCTCCCAGCTGGCCGCCGCCCTCGAGGGCCGCGGCACCCGGATCGCGGAGATGATCCGCGACGGTGACGCCTTCGTGGGCCGGTGGACCGAGCTGCGCCCGCAGGTGCAGCGCGACCTCGACCTGCTCACCACCGACGCCCGGCTCGCCGGTGACGTCGAGCCGCAGCTCATCGCAGCCCTGAAGGACACCCGGCCCCTGACCCGCGCCCTGGTGGAGCAGGAGCGGGAGCTGCGCACCCTGCTCACCGCGCTCCCGGAGCTGCTGGACGGCAAGGACGGGGTGACGGCGTTCCTGCGCGCCAACGGCGCGCTCAGCGCGCGGCTGCTCAACGCCACCGCCGCCAACCTGGAGGTCTTCGCGGCCCGGCACCCCTCGTTCGCGCTGATGCTGCAGAAGGTGCCGCAGCTGCTGCGCAACGGCGCGGCAGCGGTCAAGGGCGGCCGGATCCAGATGGAGGGCGTCATCGCGCCGCAGCTGCTGGACCCCTACGACTCCGCCGACCCGGCGGACTGCCCGACCTACCGCGGGCTGCGCGGCGCGTGCGGAGGTGCGCGATGA
- a CDS encoding MlaE family ABC transporter permease yields MSTASRATARATAPAALPGVVLGPAAGIGLQLVLAWRAVAGLPLAATRYRKEVTRVLAEVTLGSGIFLVGGGVVGVVLLLSTLTGTEVGLEGYQGLDVIGLAPLTGFISGYANTRELAPMVAALGFAARIGCGFTSRIGAMRISEEIDALESMAIRPIPYLVSTRLIAAWIIVLPLFLIGLVGTYLATDFMVTTFYGQSAGTYEHYFRTFVAPIDVIYAAIKVVVLTTVVTLIHCYHGFTASGGPEGVGRATGRAIRASIISLTIVDILLTLLLWGADAQVQISG; encoded by the coding sequence ATGAGCACAGCCTCTCGTGCCACCGCACGGGCCACGGCGCCCGCCGCCCTGCCGGGCGTCGTGCTCGGCCCGGCAGCCGGGATCGGGCTGCAGCTCGTCCTCGCCTGGCGGGCGGTGGCCGGCCTGCCGCTGGCCGCGACCCGCTACCGCAAGGAGGTCACCCGGGTGCTCGCCGAGGTCACCCTCGGCTCCGGGATCTTCCTGGTCGGTGGCGGCGTGGTCGGCGTCGTGCTGCTGCTCTCGACGCTGACCGGGACCGAGGTCGGCCTCGAGGGCTACCAGGGGCTCGACGTGATCGGCCTGGCCCCGCTGACCGGCTTCATCTCCGGCTACGCCAACACCCGCGAGCTCGCGCCGATGGTCGCCGCGCTCGGGTTCGCGGCGCGGATCGGCTGCGGGTTCACCTCCCGGATCGGCGCGATGCGGATCAGCGAGGAGATCGACGCGTTGGAGTCGATGGCGATCCGGCCCATCCCCTACCTCGTCAGCACCCGCCTCATCGCCGCGTGGATCATCGTGCTGCCGCTGTTCTTGATCGGCCTCGTCGGCACCTACCTGGCCACCGACTTCATGGTGACCACCTTCTACGGCCAGTCCGCCGGCACCTACGAGCACTACTTCCGCACGTTCGTGGCGCCGATCGACGTCATCTACGCAGCGATCAAGGTGGTCGTGCTGACCACCGTGGTCACCCTCATCCACTGCTACCACGGGTTCACCGCCAGCGGCGGCCCCGAGGGCGTCGGCCGGGCCACCGGACGCGCGATCCGCGCCAGCATCATCTCCCTGACCATCGTGGACATCCTGCTGACCCTGCTGCTGTGGGGCGCGGACGCCCAGGTCCAGATCTCGGGGTGA
- the mreC gene encoding rod shape-determining protein MreC, which yields MAIDTRPVRPSRRTPRPAGPTRSGNRPDDGGGRPSRSLVLAIVLACAALMVVDKAGGDDSPVAPLRQVAGEVLGPVQAGVATVVRPVADLPSALRTNSSLREEVSTLEADNAALRARLDKAGYDAARAAQLEGLRAVAGDLGYALVPARVIAIGAAQSFSSTVTIDAGSEAGLAPDMTVVAAEGLVGRITSVTRHTATVLLIVDQTSAVGGRIGDNLELGFVRGNGTLGTDDRLEMELTDRNVVPKVGQQVVTWGSEGGAPYVAGVPIGKVTKVYESLRETSYRSVIEPGVDFTALDLVGVVVPSGTGGRVIEADGSLR from the coding sequence ATGGCGATCGACACCCGGCCCGTGCGCCCCTCGCGCCGTACCCCCCGCCCGGCGGGCCCCACCCGCTCCGGCAACCGTCCCGACGACGGCGGCGGCCGGCCGTCGCGCTCGCTGGTGCTGGCGATCGTGCTGGCCTGCGCCGCGCTGATGGTGGTGGACAAGGCCGGCGGCGACGACTCGCCGGTCGCGCCGCTGCGCCAGGTCGCCGGCGAGGTCCTCGGCCCGGTGCAGGCCGGGGTGGCCACCGTGGTGCGCCCGGTCGCCGACCTGCCCTCCGCGCTGCGCACCAACTCCTCGCTGCGCGAGGAGGTCTCCACGCTCGAGGCCGACAACGCCGCGCTGCGCGCCCGCCTCGACAAGGCCGGGTACGACGCCGCCCGCGCCGCGCAGCTCGAGGGGCTGCGTGCGGTGGCCGGCGACCTGGGCTACGCCCTCGTCCCGGCGCGGGTGATCGCGATCGGTGCCGCGCAGTCCTTCTCCAGCACGGTCACCATCGACGCGGGCTCGGAGGCCGGCCTGGCGCCCGACATGACCGTGGTGGCCGCCGAGGGCCTGGTCGGCCGGATCACGTCGGTGACCCGCCACACCGCCACCGTGCTGTTGATCGTGGACCAGACCTCCGCCGTCGGCGGGCGGATCGGCGACAACCTCGAGCTCGGGTTCGTCCGCGGCAACGGCACGCTCGGCACCGACGACCGGCTCGAGATGGAGCTGACCGACCGCAACGTCGTGCCCAAGGTCGGCCAGCAGGTCGTCACGTGGGGCAGCGAGGGCGGTGCGCCGTACGTCGCCGGGGTGCCGATCGGCAAGGTGACCAAGGTGTACGAGTCGCTGCGCGAGACCAGCTACCGCTCGGTGATCGAGCCGGGCGTCGACTTCACCGCCCTGGACCTGGTGGGCGTCGTGGTGCCCTCGGGTACCGGCGGCCGGGTCATCGAGGCGGACGGGAGCCTGCGATGA
- the ndk gene encoding nucleoside-diphosphate kinase, with the protein MSQRTLVLLKPDTVRRGLVGTVLARFEAKGLRIVAMEQRHIDAAQADAHYAEHVERDFYPPLRDFVTSGPLVALVLEGDQAIEVVRTLNGATDGRKAAPGTIRGDLALSNRENLVHGSDSEESAAREIALWFPHLA; encoded by the coding sequence GTGAGCCAACGCACCCTCGTCCTCCTCAAGCCCGACACGGTCCGCCGTGGCCTCGTCGGCACCGTGCTCGCCCGGTTCGAGGCCAAGGGCCTTCGGATCGTCGCGATGGAGCAGCGTCACATCGACGCCGCGCAGGCCGACGCGCACTACGCCGAGCACGTCGAGCGCGACTTCTACCCGCCGCTGCGCGACTTCGTGACCAGCGGACCGCTCGTGGCGCTCGTGCTCGAGGGCGACCAGGCGATCGAGGTGGTCCGCACGCTCAACGGCGCCACCGACGGCCGCAAGGCCGCGCCCGGCACCATCCGCGGCGACCTCGCGCTGTCGAACCGGGAGAACCTGGTGCACGGCTCGGACTCCGAGGAGTCCGCCGCGCGCGAGATCGCGCTCTGGTTCCCCCACCTGGCCTGA
- a CDS encoding rod shape-determining protein MreD produces MRVSSSGRLVAVLLAVLLALLAQVTVLPHFAWQVRGLGVVPDLLLLVVVGVALLTDTRYATLTGFFAGLLLDLAPPADHLAGRWALALAVVGYVIGRLAHDHTTDAPQLAPEVVRRVPLPLVLAAAAGGSFVGTSVFALTGVFLDDAAAGVSDLLPVALVALLLDVLAALVVVPALAWLLRRIGTERGPAGLWARA; encoded by the coding sequence ATGAGGGTCAGCTCGTCAGGACGTCTGGTCGCCGTGCTTCTGGCGGTGCTGCTCGCCCTGCTCGCGCAGGTCACGGTGCTGCCGCACTTCGCCTGGCAGGTGCGCGGCCTGGGGGTCGTGCCCGACCTGCTGCTGCTCGTCGTGGTGGGCGTCGCCCTGCTGACCGACACCCGCTACGCCACCCTCACCGGCTTCTTCGCCGGCCTGCTGCTCGACCTCGCGCCGCCCGCCGACCACCTGGCCGGACGCTGGGCGCTGGCCCTGGCCGTCGTGGGCTACGTGATCGGTCGGCTGGCCCACGACCACACCACCGACGCGCCGCAGCTGGCGCCCGAGGTGGTCCGGCGGGTGCCGCTGCCGCTGGTGCTCGCCGCCGCGGCCGGCGGCTCGTTCGTGGGCACCTCGGTGTTCGCGCTGACCGGGGTGTTCCTCGACGACGCCGCCGCGGGCGTGAGCGACCTGCTTCCGGTGGCGCTGGTCGCGCTGCTGCTCGACGTGCTCGCCGCCCTCGTGGTGGTGCCGGCGTTGGCCTGGCTGCTGCGCCGGATCGGGACCGAACGGGGCCCTGCGGGCCTGTGGGCGCGGGCCTGA
- a CDS encoding MCE family protein, translating into MVRMMRRLGWPLRVVVVLVLAGLVLLGARAVAGEASYHARLHHAAGLKAGDDVRMAGLKVGKVLAVEADRDEVDVRFSLVSAPEELGVTEESTVEVKLLSILGQRFLALSPGAGTPLASGGTIAAEQAQDSYTMERFWLDSTPQVEALDLQVIQDAVDVLATDLAVEPTALRDALDGIAGVSDIVTDREEQLDELLTSTKAVTRLVLDQTERLDDVLDNGTKVLLTVAQRRETLRVLLADAQRFATGLATLVRRTAPELAPALADLREVVEVLNEQRKDLDRTLALAGPTMRVFTNATGDGPWLGVNAPWAVVPDDLVCSITPEDCK; encoded by the coding sequence ATGGTCCGGATGATGCGCCGGCTGGGCTGGCCGTTGCGGGTCGTGGTCGTCCTCGTCCTGGCCGGCCTCGTGCTGCTGGGCGCGCGCGCCGTGGCCGGCGAGGCGAGCTACCACGCCCGGCTGCACCACGCGGCCGGCCTGAAGGCCGGGGACGACGTGCGGATGGCCGGGCTGAAGGTCGGCAAGGTGCTGGCCGTGGAGGCCGACCGCGACGAGGTCGACGTCCGCTTCTCGCTGGTCTCCGCACCCGAGGAGCTCGGGGTCACCGAGGAGTCCACGGTGGAGGTGAAGCTGCTGTCCATCCTCGGCCAGCGGTTCCTCGCGCTGTCCCCGGGCGCCGGCACGCCGCTGGCCTCCGGTGGCACCATCGCCGCCGAGCAGGCCCAGGACAGCTACACCATGGAGCGGTTCTGGCTGGACTCCACGCCGCAGGTCGAGGCGCTCGACCTGCAGGTGATCCAGGACGCCGTCGACGTGCTCGCCACCGACCTCGCCGTCGAGCCGACCGCGCTGCGTGACGCCCTGGACGGCATCGCCGGCGTCTCCGACATCGTCACCGACCGCGAGGAGCAGCTGGACGAGCTGCTCACCTCCACCAAGGCGGTCACCCGGCTGGTGCTCGACCAGACCGAGCGGCTCGACGACGTGCTCGACAACGGCACCAAGGTGCTGCTCACCGTCGCCCAGCGCCGCGAGACGCTGCGGGTGCTGCTCGCCGACGCACAGCGCTTCGCCACCGGCCTGGCCACCCTGGTGCGTCGTACGGCGCCCGAGCTCGCGCCGGCGCTGGCCGACCTGCGCGAGGTGGTCGAGGTCCTCAACGAGCAGCGCAAGGACCTCGACCGCACCCTCGCGCTGGCCGGGCCCACGATGCGGGTCTTCACCAATGCCACCGGCGACGGCCCGTGGCTCGGGGTCAACGCTCCCTGGGCGGTCGTGCCCGACGACCTCGTCTGCTCGATCACCCCGGAGGACTGCAAGTGA
- a CDS encoding rod shape-determining protein, which yields MRANSIIGRDMAVDLGTANTLVYVRRRGVLLDEPSVVAINDSTGEVIAVGHAAKQMLGRTPDNITALRPLRDGVIADFEATEQMLRHFIARVHRRRYFAKPRMVICVPSSITPVEQRAVKEAGYQAGARRVYVVEEPMAAAIGAGLPVHEATGNMIVDVGGGTTEVAVISLGGIVTSLSVRTAGDDLDAAIVAWMKKEHGVMLGDRTAEDVKINLGSAFPRPGEPDGEVRGRDMVTGLPRTVVVSSADIRKALEEPLHAIVDAVRVTLDQTPPELAGDIMDRGIVLTGGGALLRGLDERIRHETGMPVHVAEDPLVSVAMGAGRCVEEFEALQQVLVSNQRRF from the coding sequence GTGAGGGCGAACTCCATCATCGGCCGTGACATGGCCGTGGACCTCGGCACTGCGAACACGCTCGTCTACGTCCGCCGCCGGGGCGTGCTGCTCGACGAGCCGAGCGTCGTGGCGATCAACGACTCCACCGGCGAGGTCATCGCCGTGGGCCACGCGGCCAAGCAGATGCTGGGCCGCACCCCGGACAACATCACCGCGCTGCGACCGTTGCGCGACGGCGTCATCGCCGACTTCGAGGCCACCGAGCAGATGCTGCGGCACTTCATCGCCCGCGTGCACCGGCGCCGCTACTTCGCCAAGCCGCGGATGGTCATCTGCGTGCCCAGCTCCATCACCCCGGTGGAGCAGCGCGCGGTGAAGGAGGCCGGATACCAGGCCGGCGCCCGCCGCGTCTACGTCGTCGAGGAGCCCATGGCTGCCGCGATCGGCGCCGGGCTGCCCGTGCACGAGGCCACCGGGAACATGATCGTCGACGTCGGCGGCGGCACCACCGAGGTCGCCGTCATCTCGCTCGGCGGCATCGTCACGTCGCTGTCGGTGCGCACCGCCGGCGACGACCTCGACGCCGCCATCGTGGCGTGGATGAAGAAGGAGCACGGCGTGATGCTCGGCGACCGCACCGCCGAGGACGTCAAGATCAACCTCGGTTCCGCGTTCCCGCGCCCCGGCGAGCCCGACGGCGAGGTCCGTGGCCGCGACATGGTCACCGGCCTGCCCCGCACCGTCGTGGTGTCCAGTGCCGACATCCGCAAGGCGCTGGAGGAGCCGCTGCACGCCATCGTCGACGCGGTCCGGGTGACCCTGGACCAGACCCCGCCCGAGCTGGCCGGCGACATCATGGACCGCGGCATCGTGCTCACCGGCGGCGGCGCCCTGCTGCGCGGCCTCGACGAGCGGATCCGGCACGAGACCGGCATGCCCGTGCACGTCGCCGAGGACCCGCTCGTCTCCGTCGCCATGGGCGCGGGACGGTGCGTGGAGGAGTTCGAGGCGCTGCAGCAGGTCCTGGTCAGCAACCAGCGGCGGTTCTGA
- a CDS encoding MerR family transcriptional regulator, whose protein sequence is MSALARVESGSPADDDAGLRTVDELAAAAGLTVRTTRYYASLGLLPPPARRGRVAWYDETHLARLEMIRALQSHGFTLQAIEGYLASLPEGVGVEDLAVQRAMLTSWTVAPPQELTRRQLDAHAGRALSDDEVALLEELGMVRRGTDSRGLIRFTPMHGFDVTVQLLDLDIPVPGMRRAGEAIGRHTAALAEELTEVLHHEVVEPWRRARQTGTGSDREDDGASDRESDRESAARLEHTIATLRQLTLDAIVRGFQRSANDLIARSLARR, encoded by the coding sequence ATGAGCGCATTGGCCAGGGTGGAATCGGGTTCACCGGCCGACGACGACGCGGGCCTGCGCACCGTCGACGAGCTCGCCGCGGCCGCCGGGCTGACCGTGCGCACCACCCGGTACTACGCCAGCCTCGGGCTGCTCCCGCCGCCGGCCCGGCGCGGCCGGGTGGCCTGGTACGACGAGACCCACCTCGCCCGCCTGGAGATGATCCGGGCGCTGCAGTCCCACGGGTTCACCCTGCAGGCCATCGAGGGCTACCTGGCCTCGCTGCCCGAGGGCGTCGGCGTCGAGGACCTCGCGGTGCAGCGGGCGATGCTCACCTCCTGGACGGTCGCCCCGCCCCAGGAGCTCACCCGCCGCCAGCTCGACGCGCACGCCGGTCGGGCGCTGTCCGACGACGAGGTCGCGCTGCTGGAGGAGCTCGGCATGGTGCGCCGCGGCACGGACTCCCGCGGGCTGATCCGGTTCACCCCGATGCACGGCTTCGACGTCACCGTGCAGCTGCTCGACCTGGACATCCCGGTCCCCGGCATGCGGCGCGCGGGGGAGGCGATCGGCCGGCACACCGCCGCCCTGGCCGAGGAGCTCACCGAGGTGCTGCACCACGAGGTCGTCGAGCCCTGGCGTCGCGCGCGGCAGACCGGCACCGGGAGCGACCGGGAGGACGACGGCGCGAGCGACCGGGAGAGCGACCGGGAGAGCGCTGCCCGGCTGGAGCACACCATCGCCACGCTGCGCCAGCTGACGCTGGACGCGATCGTGCGCGGCTTCCAGCGCTCGGCCAACGACCTGATCGCGCGGTCCCTGGCTCGCCGCTGA
- a CDS encoding MCE family protein produces the protein MSRQLSELRRHRGAVLGVVVFALVGALLTSMVAGTLSRSQRGDTITLTGVFRDATGLRAGDDVRVAGVRVGRVAETRVGTGEERGLAVVTMSVEATQPLHTDVVASIDYLNLMGQRYVDLSRPDREAQAPRLRDGHRIPLERTRPALDLSAMFNAFKPVFDLLQPGDVNELAGNIVAALQGQGPTLDHLLAQTAELTAGLSDREETLARVADDVTLVLQTTDEHREEVTSLVTGLDSLTRGLARDRDRIATSLDSIARLSATTAGLVEQAGPAVRDVTTLSRDWFDYLAERKQLLADTGASLPRQLEVYLRTLGYGSYLNVYVCTLSAGLSGVPNSIDLGVTGDQHSRRCR, from the coding sequence ATGAGCCGGCAGCTGAGCGAGCTGCGCCGCCACCGCGGTGCCGTGCTCGGGGTCGTGGTGTTCGCCCTGGTCGGCGCGCTGCTCACCTCGATGGTGGCCGGCACCCTCTCGCGCAGCCAGCGCGGCGACACGATCACCCTCACCGGCGTCTTCCGCGACGCGACCGGCCTGCGCGCCGGCGACGACGTACGGGTGGCCGGGGTCCGGGTCGGCCGCGTCGCCGAGACCCGCGTGGGCACGGGCGAGGAACGCGGTCTCGCCGTGGTCACCATGAGCGTGGAGGCCACACAGCCGCTGCACACCGACGTGGTGGCGAGCATCGACTACCTCAACCTGATGGGCCAGCGCTACGTCGACCTCTCCCGCCCCGACCGCGAAGCCCAGGCCCCGCGGCTGCGCGACGGCCACCGGATCCCGCTGGAGCGCACCCGGCCGGCGCTGGACCTCAGCGCGATGTTCAACGCCTTCAAGCCGGTCTTCGACCTGCTGCAGCCCGGCGACGTCAACGAGCTCGCCGGCAACATCGTCGCCGCGCTGCAGGGCCAGGGCCCCACCCTGGACCACCTGCTCGCCCAGACCGCCGAGCTCACCGCCGGGCTCAGCGACCGGGAGGAGACCCTGGCCCGCGTCGCCGACGACGTGACCCTGGTGCTGCAGACCACCGACGAGCACCGCGAGGAGGTGACCTCGCTGGTCACCGGCCTCGACTCGCTCACCCGCGGGCTGGCCCGCGACCGCGACCGGATCGCCACCAGCCTCGACTCCATCGCCCGGCTGAGCGCCACCACCGCCGGGCTCGTCGAGCAGGCCGGACCGGCGGTGAGGGACGTCACCACCTTGAGCCGTGACTGGTTCGACTACCTCGCCGAGCGCAAGCAGCTGCTCGCCGACACCGGCGCCTCGCTGCCCCGCCAGCTCGAGGTCTACCTGCGCACCCTGGGCTACGGCAGCTATCTCAACGTCTACGTCTGCACGCTGTCGGCCGGCCTGTCCGGGGTGCCGAACAGCATCGACCTCGGCGTCACCGGGGACCAGCACTCCCGGAGGTGCCGCTGA
- a CDS encoding MlaE family ABC transporter permease — translation MSASSAIRVLPALARPLTETVALLVFSRRVFAALVGSLAARRFPLAECVVQTWYAIRVCTLPALAVSIPFGVILALQVGVLAQEVGAVAFTGAGNTLAVVRQASPLITALMLSGVAGSAICADLGSRRIREEIDAMEVMGISVVERLVVPRMLAIIFVAVLLNGVVMFFTILTTLSISVVLQDLPPGSYLASVTTLAQPSDLYLSLTKAAVFAVICALVASFKGLRAERGPTGVGEAVTSAVVTNFVLLFAANFVISQVHSTFAGGPIG, via the coding sequence GTGTCGGCCAGCAGCGCCATCCGCGTGCTTCCCGCGCTCGCCCGGCCGCTCACGGAGACGGTGGCGCTGCTGGTCTTCTCCCGCCGTGTGTTCGCCGCGCTCGTCGGCTCGCTGGCCGCGCGCCGGTTCCCGCTGGCCGAGTGCGTCGTGCAGACCTGGTACGCGATCCGGGTGTGCACGCTGCCCGCGCTGGCGGTGTCGATCCCGTTCGGCGTCATCCTGGCGCTGCAGGTGGGGGTGCTGGCCCAGGAGGTGGGCGCGGTGGCGTTCACCGGCGCCGGCAACACCCTCGCCGTGGTGCGGCAGGCCTCCCCGCTGATCACCGCCCTCATGCTCTCCGGCGTCGCCGGCTCCGCCATCTGCGCCGACCTCGGCTCGCGCCGCATCCGCGAGGAGATCGACGCGATGGAGGTCATGGGCATCTCGGTGGTCGAGCGGCTGGTCGTGCCGCGGATGCTCGCGATCATCTTCGTCGCGGTGCTGCTCAACGGCGTCGTCATGTTCTTCACCATCCTCACCACGCTCAGCATCAGCGTGGTGCTGCAGGACCTGCCGCCGGGCAGCTACCTGGCTTCGGTCACCACGCTCGCCCAGCCCTCCGATCTCTACCTCTCCCTGACCAAGGCCGCCGTGTTCGCGGTGATCTGCGCGCTCGTCGCCTCCTTCAAGGGCCTGCGCGCCGAGCGCGGGCCGACCGGCGTCGGGGAGGCGGTGACCAGCGCCGTGGTGACCAACTTCGTGCTGCTGTTCGCCGCCAACTTCGTCATCTCCCAGGTGCACAGCACCTTCGCGGGAGGTCCGATCGGATGA